From Microbacterium pseudoresistens, the proteins below share one genomic window:
- a CDS encoding DUF1003 domain-containing protein yields the protein MARQNAAAGFDAPRRGGSVRPRSSYSRDRFGRFTEWVARAMGTPMFLVLLTVFCALWLAWNTMMPESWRFDSAANGFTALTLMLSLQASYAAPLILLAQNRQDDRDRVQIEQDRQRSERNLADTEYLAREIVALRMALEESNAQAVTRETLRHELKSALSELHEESREQNAPEQS from the coding sequence ATGGCCCGGCAGAACGCGGCGGCCGGCTTCGACGCCCCCCGTCGCGGAGGGTCGGTGCGGCCGCGCTCGTCGTACTCCCGCGATCGCTTCGGGCGCTTCACCGAGTGGGTGGCACGTGCCATGGGCACCCCGATGTTCCTCGTGCTGCTCACTGTCTTCTGCGCGCTCTGGCTGGCATGGAACACGATGATGCCGGAGTCGTGGCGCTTCGACAGCGCGGCCAACGGCTTCACCGCGCTCACCCTCATGCTCTCGCTGCAGGCGTCGTACGCCGCCCCGCTCATCCTGCTCGCGCAGAACAGGCAGGACGACCGCGACCGCGTGCAGATCGAACAGGATCGCCAGCGCTCCGAGCGCAACCTCGCCGACACCGAGTACCTCGCTCGCGAGATCGTGGCGCTGCGGATGGCCCTGGAGGAGAGCAACGCCCAGGCCGTCACCCGTGAGACGCTGCGGCACGAGCTCAAGAGCGCGCTGTCGGAGCTGCACGAGGAGTCGCGCGAGCAGAACGCGCCGGAGCAATCGTGA
- a CDS encoding P-loop NTPase has product MTSAEAPSAEAVRRAVGAVVDPELRRPLAELDMLREIAVTDSPDGHVARVGIALTIVGCPAATRIENDVRAAAASVPGIAGVDVRVGVMTPEERRALTERLRGGRAARTLPFGPDSLTRVIAVTSGKGGVGKSSVTANLAVALAARGLRIGLIDADVHGFSIPALLGMVHDGRAPQPTRIDDLMLPPIAFDVKTISIGMFLRDGEAVVAWRGPMLHRTVQQFLTDVHFGDLDILLIDMPPGTGDIAISLGQLLPHAEVLVVTTPQEAAAEVAIRSGLVARQTGQRIIGVVENMTAMTMPDGTMLNLFGAGGGAAVAEALTAAAPDADPVAVLASIPLSSALRVGGDDGDPVVLAHPDDPASRAIQSLADAVEHRGRGLAGRSLSVTPR; this is encoded by the coding sequence GTGACAAGTGCCGAAGCGCCCTCGGCCGAGGCCGTGCGGCGGGCCGTGGGCGCCGTCGTCGACCCGGAGCTGCGTCGCCCGCTCGCCGAGCTCGACATGCTCCGCGAGATCGCCGTGACCGACTCGCCCGACGGCCATGTCGCCCGCGTCGGCATCGCTCTGACGATCGTCGGATGCCCGGCTGCGACCCGCATCGAGAACGATGTCCGCGCCGCCGCGGCATCCGTACCAGGCATCGCCGGCGTCGACGTGCGGGTGGGCGTGATGACCCCGGAGGAGCGCCGTGCCCTCACCGAGAGGCTGCGCGGTGGACGCGCCGCGCGCACGCTGCCGTTCGGCCCGGACTCCCTCACCCGCGTGATCGCCGTGACCAGCGGCAAGGGCGGGGTCGGCAAATCATCGGTCACCGCCAACCTCGCCGTCGCGCTCGCCGCCCGAGGACTGCGCATCGGCCTGATCGACGCCGATGTGCACGGCTTCTCGATCCCGGCGCTGCTCGGCATGGTGCACGACGGCCGCGCCCCTCAGCCCACCCGCATCGACGACCTCATGCTGCCGCCGATCGCCTTCGACGTGAAGACGATCTCCATCGGGATGTTCCTCCGCGACGGAGAAGCCGTCGTCGCCTGGCGCGGCCCGATGCTGCATCGCACGGTGCAGCAGTTCCTCACCGATGTGCACTTCGGCGACCTCGACATCCTGCTCATCGACATGCCCCCTGGGACCGGCGACATCGCCATCTCACTGGGCCAGCTGCTCCCCCATGCCGAGGTCCTCGTCGTGACCACCCCGCAGGAAGCGGCCGCCGAGGTCGCCATCCGCAGCGGCCTGGTGGCGCGGCAGACGGGCCAGCGCATCATCGGGGTCGTGGAGAACATGACGGCAATGACGATGCCCGATGGCACGATGCTGAACCTGTTCGGCGCCGGCGGCGGCGCGGCTGTGGCAGAGGCGCTCACGGCCGCGGCGCCCGACGCGGATCCGGTCGCCGTCCTCGCCTCGATCCCACTCAGCTCCGCGCTGCGCGTGGGGGGCGACGACGGCGATCCGGTCGTGCTCGCGCATCCCGACGACCCGGCATCACGGGCGATCCAGTCGCTCGCCGATGCCGTGGAACACCGCGGCCGCGGATTGGCGGGGCGCTCGTTGTCGGTCACCCCGCGCTGA
- a CDS encoding Sec-independent protein translocase TatB, producing MFFGITFEKLLLIGVIAAFIIGPEKLPRYAEQFARFVRNAGEYMRGAKQRMRDEVGPEIDELDWRKLDPRQYDPRRIIRDALIEEAPAKPAVKAPAALAAKPASAPPKEFSAEEPPPFDPEAT from the coding sequence ATGTTCTTCGGCATCACCTTCGAGAAGCTGCTGCTGATCGGGGTGATCGCCGCTTTCATCATCGGCCCTGAGAAGCTGCCGCGCTATGCGGAGCAGTTCGCGCGCTTCGTGCGCAACGCGGGCGAGTACATGCGCGGCGCCAAGCAGCGCATGCGCGACGAGGTGGGCCCCGAGATCGACGAGCTCGACTGGCGCAAGCTCGACCCCCGCCAGTACGACCCGCGCCGGATTATCCGCGATGCCCTGATCGAGGAGGCACCGGCGAAGCCCGCGGTGAAGGCGCCGGCCGCGCTCGCGGCGAAGCCGGCATCCGCGCCGCCGAAGGAGTTCAGTGCCGAGGAGCCGCCGCCGTTCGATCCTGAGGCGACCTGA
- a CDS encoding O-methyltransferase, giving the protein MSEQDANARYVREVVVEPDAIARARAHAVELGATPLSAAIGAQCAVLAAATGARSMVEIGTGAGVSGLWLLRGAPKAVLTSIDNEPEHLAAARTAFHDAGIAPTRARFITGRAADVLPRMNEAAYDIVLVDADPENVIEYVEHGLRLVRTGGTVLVPRVLAGGRVADPVQRDAVTAAYRSLIQETQRSTAVLVALSSTGEGLLQLTSIADASDGT; this is encoded by the coding sequence ATGAGCGAGCAGGATGCCAACGCACGCTACGTGCGCGAGGTCGTCGTCGAGCCCGACGCGATCGCCCGCGCCCGTGCGCACGCCGTCGAACTCGGCGCCACCCCGCTGAGCGCCGCCATCGGGGCGCAGTGCGCCGTGCTCGCCGCGGCGACCGGAGCCAGGAGCATGGTCGAGATCGGCACGGGCGCCGGGGTCTCGGGTCTGTGGCTGCTGCGCGGCGCACCGAAGGCCGTGCTCACCTCGATCGACAACGAGCCCGAGCACCTCGCCGCCGCCCGCACGGCATTCCACGACGCGGGCATCGCTCCGACGCGCGCGCGGTTCATCACCGGCCGCGCCGCCGATGTGCTGCCGAGGATGAACGAGGCCGCCTACGACATCGTGCTCGTCGACGCCGATCCGGAGAACGTCATCGAGTACGTCGAGCACGGTCTGCGCCTGGTCCGCACCGGCGGCACCGTGCTGGTGCCCCGCGTGCTCGCCGGAGGCCGGGTGGCCGACCCCGTGCAGCGCGACGCCGTCACGGCGGCGTACCGCTCCCTCATCCAGGAGACCCAGCGGTCGACGGCGGTGCTCGTCGCACTGTCGTCGACCGGCGAGGGTCTGCTGCAGCTGACCAGCATCGCCGACGCCTCCGACGGAACGTAG
- a CDS encoding DUF3117 domain-containing protein, whose protein sequence is MAAMKPRTGDGPMEAVKEGRLIIVRVPLEGGGRLVVSVNDAEAKELHDVLGAVVDAA, encoded by the coding sequence ATGGCAGCGATGAAGCCGAGGACCGGCGACGGACCCATGGAGGCCGTGAAGGAGGGGCGGCTGATCATCGTCCGTGTTCCCCTCGAGGGCGGCGGCCGACTGGTCGTCTCCGTGAACGACGCCGAGGCGAAGGAGCTTCACGACGTGCTGGGTGCCGTCGTCGACGCGGCCTGA
- the dapE gene encoding succinyl-diaminopimelate desuccinylase — MPLDPTLSAVELTRAICDVPSVSGEEAVLADLIENAVAGHQHLRVTRHGNTIVARTELGRDRRAVIAGHIDTVPINGNVPTRDVLVDGVEHLWGRGTVDMKAGVAVQLKLAVELADPALDVTWIWYDNEEVAASRNGLGLLAAEHPELLTGDFAILGEPSDGEVEGGCNGTLRVVVRTSGVRAHSARAWIGENAIHGAAPILARLAEYRPRDVEVDGLVYREGLNAVRITGGIAGNVIPDACEVEVNYRFAPSKSVEQAVEHVRSVFSGFPVEVTDASAGARPGLDAPLAQGFVAAVGATPRPKYGWTDVARFSALGIPAVNYGPGDPHLAHHDEERVPLAQIIAVEEGLRAWLTGGTGGAAGA, encoded by the coding sequence ATGCCGCTCGATCCCACCCTCTCCGCCGTCGAGCTCACCAGGGCGATCTGCGATGTTCCCAGCGTCTCGGGTGAGGAGGCCGTGCTGGCCGACCTCATCGAGAACGCCGTCGCGGGGCACCAGCACCTCCGCGTGACCCGCCACGGGAACACGATCGTGGCTCGCACGGAGCTCGGCAGAGACCGGCGCGCCGTGATCGCAGGGCACATCGACACCGTCCCCATCAACGGCAACGTGCCCACACGCGACGTCCTCGTCGACGGCGTCGAACACCTGTGGGGGCGCGGCACCGTCGACATGAAGGCCGGCGTCGCCGTGCAGCTCAAGCTCGCCGTCGAGCTCGCCGATCCCGCGCTGGACGTCACCTGGATCTGGTACGACAACGAGGAGGTCGCGGCCTCGCGCAACGGGCTCGGGCTGCTCGCCGCGGAGCATCCCGAGCTGTTGACCGGAGACTTCGCCATCCTCGGTGAGCCCAGTGACGGCGAGGTCGAGGGCGGCTGCAACGGCACCCTGCGCGTGGTCGTGCGCACGAGCGGCGTGCGCGCGCACAGCGCCAGGGCCTGGATCGGCGAGAACGCCATCCACGGTGCCGCACCGATCCTCGCCCGGCTGGCCGAGTACCGTCCGCGCGATGTGGAGGTCGACGGGCTCGTCTACCGCGAAGGGCTCAACGCCGTGCGCATCACCGGCGGCATCGCGGGAAACGTCATCCCCGACGCCTGCGAGGTGGAGGTCAACTACCGCTTCGCCCCGAGCAAGAGCGTCGAGCAGGCCGTGGAGCACGTGCGCAGCGTGTTCTCGGGCTTTCCCGTCGAGGTGACGGATGCCTCGGCCGGCGCCCGACCCGGGTTGGATGCGCCGCTCGCACAGGGCTTCGTCGCCGCCGTGGGCGCGACGCCCCGACCCAAGTACGGCTGGACGGATGTCGCTCGATTCTCGGCGCTGGGCATCCCGGCGGTCAACTACGGTCCCGGCGACCCGCACCTGGCCCACCACGACGAGGAGCGCGTGCCGCTGGCGCAGATCATCGCCGTCGAGGAGGGGCTCCGCGCCTGGCTGACCGGCGGCACGGGCGGCGCAGCGGGAGCCTGA
- the dapD gene encoding 2,3,4,5-tetrahydropyridine-2,6-dicarboxylate N-succinyltransferase: MSDARTAWGIGLTTIAGDGTVLDAWYPQVGLGALPESDTAELETQTGPDERRNVRVELVTLRIDLDAPAASTADAYLRLHALSHLLVRPNEVNLDGIFSHLPIVAWTNAGPMHPADANRLQARMRRDSIQVQGLDKFPRLTDYLQPEGVRIADASRVRLGAHLAPGTTVMHEGFVNFNAGTLGPVMVEGRISQGVVVGANSDIGGGASIMGTLSGGGTVRVSIGERTLLGANAGLGIALGDDCIVEAGLYVTAGSKVVLVDGPKTADGGRRTVKAAELSGENGLLFLRNSVTGAVEARRRTGAGVALNEALHA, from the coding sequence ATGAGCGACGCGCGCACCGCATGGGGTATCGGCCTGACCACGATCGCCGGAGACGGCACCGTCCTGGACGCCTGGTATCCGCAGGTGGGGCTCGGCGCGCTGCCCGAGAGCGACACCGCCGAGCTGGAGACGCAGACCGGGCCCGACGAGCGCCGCAACGTGCGCGTGGAGCTTGTGACGCTCCGGATCGACCTGGACGCTCCTGCCGCCTCGACCGCCGACGCGTACCTGCGCCTGCACGCCCTATCGCACCTGCTCGTGCGGCCGAACGAGGTGAACCTCGACGGCATCTTCTCCCACCTGCCGATCGTCGCCTGGACCAACGCCGGGCCGATGCACCCGGCCGATGCGAACCGCCTGCAGGCGCGGATGCGCCGCGACAGCATCCAGGTGCAGGGGCTCGACAAGTTCCCGCGCCTCACCGACTACCTCCAGCCCGAGGGCGTGCGCATCGCGGATGCGTCGCGCGTGCGCCTGGGCGCACACCTGGCCCCCGGCACGACCGTCATGCACGAGGGCTTCGTGAACTTCAACGCCGGAACCCTCGGCCCCGTCATGGTCGAGGGCCGCATCTCGCAGGGCGTCGTCGTCGGCGCGAACAGCGACATCGGCGGCGGGGCCTCGATCATGGGCACGCTGTCGGGTGGCGGCACCGTGCGGGTCTCCATCGGCGAGCGCACTCTGCTCGGCGCGAACGCCGGTCTGGGGATCGCCCTCGGCGACGACTGCATCGTCGAGGCGGGACTGTATGTGACCGCGGGATCGAAGGTCGTCCTCGTCGACGGGCCGAAGACCGCCGACGGCGGACGCCGCACGGTCAAGGCCGCAGAGCTGTCGGGCGAGAACGGGCTGCTGTTCCTGCGCAACTCCGTCACGGGAGCCGTCGAGGCCCGCCGTCGCACAGGGGCCGGTGTCGCGCTCAACGAGGCGCTGCACGCCTGA
- a CDS encoding DEAD/DEAH box helicase yields MTMPSFLELGVPARLADVLAADGKTEAFAIQRDTLPDSLAGRDLLGRGRTGSGKTIAFALPLVARLADSARRTRPQHPRGLVLAPTRELATQIAATVRPLAEAAGLRVTTVFGGVSQRPQEQALRGGVDIVVACPGRLEDLMKQKLVFLDAVEVAVLDEADHMADLGFLPGVTRILAATPPGGQRLLFSATLDRGIDTLAKRFLSKPVSHEVDEASVPVGEMTHRVLLADDADRKKTLVHDLASGTGRRILFTRTKHQAKKLAKQLTSSGIPAVDLHGNLSQNARERNLGAFSSDPADGGVRVLVATDVAARGVHVDDVDLVVHVDPPVEHKAYLHRSGRTARAGAAGTVVTVVLPEQRRDVKDLLRKAKISAPLEPATADAVEVLVGERAPHVKPAPPQQQVRQQPKKAGPAAGAPRSGDASRRRRRRRPQGGQGQQQGRPARTGGR; encoded by the coding sequence ATGACCATGCCTTCCTTCCTCGAACTCGGCGTGCCCGCACGCCTGGCCGACGTCCTCGCCGCAGACGGCAAGACCGAGGCCTTCGCCATCCAGCGCGACACCCTGCCCGACTCGCTCGCCGGACGCGACCTGCTCGGCCGCGGTCGCACCGGCAGCGGCAAGACCATCGCGTTCGCGCTCCCCCTGGTGGCGCGCCTGGCCGACTCGGCCCGCAGGACCCGGCCCCAGCATCCGCGCGGCCTCGTGCTCGCACCCACCCGTGAGCTCGCGACCCAGATCGCCGCGACCGTGCGCCCGCTCGCCGAGGCGGCGGGCCTGCGCGTCACCACCGTGTTCGGCGGTGTGAGCCAGCGTCCGCAGGAGCAGGCACTGCGCGGCGGCGTCGACATCGTCGTCGCCTGCCCCGGCCGGCTGGAAGACCTCATGAAGCAAAAGCTCGTCTTCCTCGACGCCGTCGAGGTGGCCGTGCTCGACGAGGCCGACCACATGGCCGACCTCGGCTTCCTCCCCGGCGTCACCCGCATCCTCGCGGCCACGCCTCCCGGCGGGCAGCGCCTCCTGTTCAGCGCCACGCTGGATCGCGGCATCGACACGCTCGCCAAGCGATTCCTGTCGAAGCCCGTCAGCCACGAGGTCGACGAGGCGAGCGTTCCGGTCGGCGAGATGACGCACCGGGTGCTCCTCGCCGACGACGCAGACCGCAAGAAGACCCTCGTGCACGATCTCGCCTCCGGCACCGGTCGGCGCATCCTGTTCACGCGCACCAAGCACCAGGCGAAGAAGCTCGCCAAGCAGCTGACCTCGTCGGGCATCCCCGCCGTCGACCTGCACGGCAACCTGTCGCAGAATGCCCGTGAGCGCAACCTCGGCGCGTTCTCGTCCGACCCCGCCGACGGCGGCGTGCGCGTGCTCGTCGCCACCGACGTCGCCGCCCGCGGCGTGCACGTCGACGACGTCGACCTCGTCGTGCACGTCGACCCGCCCGTCGAGCACAAGGCGTATCTGCACCGCTCCGGTCGCACCGCGCGCGCCGGCGCTGCCGGAACCGTCGTGACCGTCGTGCTACCCGAGCAGCGTCGCGATGTGAAGGATCTGCTGCGCAAGGCGAAGATCAGCGCTCCGCTGGAGCCGGCGACCGCGGATGCCGTCGAGGTGCTCGTCGGCGAGCGCGCGCCGCATGTGAAGCCTGCCCCGCCGCAGCAACAGGTTCGTCAGCAGCCGAAGAAGGCCGGGCCCGCCGCAGGTGCTCCCCGCTCGGGCGATGCCTCCCGGCGGCGGCGCCGCCGTCGTCCGCAGGGCGGCCAGGGGCAGCAGCAGGGCCGCCCTGCCCGCACCGGCGGCCGCTGA
- a CDS encoding citrate synthase has product MSAAGDQQTKATLTIGETAAEFPVVRGTAGANSIDFSTLTKQTGFTGLDYGFVNTASTKSNITFIDGDEGILRYRGYPIEQVAKNCTYLEAAWLLIYGELPSASELADFDDRIRRHTLLHEDLKRFFSALPHNAHPMSVLSSAVAALSTYYEHESDPHNPEHVELNTVRMLAKLPVIAAYAHKKSVGQAFLYPDNSLSFVDNFLKLNFGVLSEPYEINPVMSKALELLLILHEDHEQNASTSTVRLVGSTGANQFASISAGIQALSGPLHGGANEAVLTMLAQIRESGQSVQRFVERVKNKEEGVKLMGFGHRVYKNYDPRAKLVKEAADEVLAELGVTDPLLDLAKELEEIALADEYFQERRLYPNVDFYTGVIYKAMGFPTRMFTVLFAIGRLPGWLAQWRELQLDPQTKIGRPQQLYTGSPERSFPTR; this is encoded by the coding sequence GTGAGTGCAGCGGGAGACCAGCAGACGAAGGCCACTCTCACGATCGGCGAGACCGCTGCGGAGTTCCCGGTCGTTCGCGGCACAGCGGGCGCCAACAGCATCGACTTCTCGACGCTGACGAAGCAGACCGGCTTCACAGGACTCGACTACGGATTCGTCAACACCGCATCGACGAAGTCGAACATCACCTTCATCGACGGCGATGAGGGGATCCTGCGCTATCGCGGTTATCCGATCGAGCAGGTGGCGAAGAACTGCACATACCTCGAGGCCGCCTGGCTGCTCATCTACGGCGAGCTGCCCTCAGCCTCCGAACTGGCCGACTTCGACGACCGCATCCGCCGGCACACCCTGCTGCACGAAGACCTCAAGCGCTTCTTCTCGGCCCTGCCGCACAACGCGCATCCCATGTCGGTGCTCTCCTCGGCCGTCGCCGCGTTGTCGACCTATTACGAGCACGAGTCCGACCCGCACAATCCGGAGCACGTCGAGCTCAACACCGTGCGGATGCTCGCCAAGCTCCCGGTCATCGCCGCCTACGCGCACAAGAAGAGCGTCGGGCAGGCGTTCCTGTACCCCGACAACTCGCTGAGCTTCGTCGACAACTTCCTCAAACTCAACTTCGGCGTGCTCTCCGAGCCCTACGAGATCAACCCCGTCATGTCGAAGGCGCTCGAGCTGCTGCTGATCCTGCACGAGGATCACGAGCAGAACGCCTCGACCTCCACCGTGCGACTGGTCGGCTCGACCGGCGCCAACCAGTTCGCCTCCATCTCCGCCGGCATCCAGGCGCTCTCGGGACCCCTGCACGGTGGGGCGAACGAGGCCGTGCTCACGATGCTCGCCCAGATCCGCGAGTCGGGTCAGAGCGTGCAGCGCTTCGTCGAGCGAGTCAAGAACAAGGAGGAGGGCGTCAAGCTCATGGGCTTCGGCCACCGGGTCTACAAGAACTACGACCCGCGTGCCAAGCTCGTCAAAGAGGCCGCCGACGAGGTGCTCGCCGAGCTGGGCGTCACCGATCCGCTGCTGGATCTCGCCAAGGAGCTCGAGGAGATCGCGCTCGCCGACGAGTACTTCCAGGAACGTCGCCTCTACCCGAATGTCGACTTCTACACCGGGGTCATCTACAAGGCGATGGGCTTCCCCACGCGCATGTTCACCGTGCTGTTCGCGATCGGGCGCCTGCCCGGCTGGCTCGCCCAGTGGCGCGAGCTGCAACTGGATCCGCAGACGAAGATCGGCCGTCCGCAGCAGCTGTACACGGGCTCCCCGGAACGGTCGTTCCCGACCCGCTGA
- the dapC gene encoding succinyldiaminopimelate transaminase, with the protein MGVRDLADYPWDAVVPFRERAAQHPQGLVDLSIGSPVDPTPEVIRRALAEATDAHAYPQNIGTPALREAIVAWYARRRGVPDLTIDNVLPTVGSKELVALLPTLLGLGDGDIVVFPRVAYPTYEVGARVVGAVAVAADDPADWPEGTKLVWINSPGNPDGRTWTVDELAAAVRRARELGAVLASDECYAELGWDGLWATEPVPSVLDPRVTGGSRSNLLSVYSLSKQSNLAGYRAAFVAGCSRIIADLLAARKHLGLMMPAPVQQAMVVALGDDEHVAAQKELYRARRDLLRPALEAAGFRIDGSEAGLYLWATEGGDAWESMDRLAGLGILAGPGPFYGPDAAQHVRLALTAPLERIAEGARRLHAAP; encoded by the coding sequence GTGGGGGTCAGAGATCTCGCCGACTACCCATGGGATGCCGTCGTCCCGTTCCGTGAGCGTGCGGCGCAGCATCCGCAGGGTCTCGTCGATCTCTCGATCGGCTCTCCGGTGGACCCGACGCCTGAAGTCATCAGGCGCGCGCTGGCCGAGGCGACCGATGCGCATGCGTACCCGCAGAACATCGGCACTCCGGCGCTGCGCGAAGCGATCGTCGCCTGGTACGCCCGCCGCAGGGGAGTGCCCGACCTCACGATCGACAACGTGCTTCCGACCGTCGGGTCGAAAGAACTCGTCGCGCTGCTTCCGACGCTGCTCGGCCTCGGGGACGGCGACATCGTCGTCTTCCCGCGGGTCGCCTATCCGACGTACGAGGTCGGAGCGCGCGTCGTGGGGGCCGTGGCGGTCGCCGCGGACGACCCGGCGGACTGGCCCGAGGGCACCAAGCTCGTCTGGATCAACAGCCCGGGCAACCCCGACGGTCGCACCTGGACCGTCGACGAACTCGCCGCGGCGGTGCGTCGCGCCCGAGAGCTGGGTGCGGTTCTCGCCAGCGACGAGTGCTACGCCGAGCTCGGCTGGGACGGGCTCTGGGCGACGGAGCCCGTGCCTTCCGTGCTCGATCCTCGTGTGACAGGGGGAAGCCGGAGCAACCTGCTGAGCGTGTACTCGTTGAGCAAGCAGTCGAACCTCGCCGGCTACCGTGCCGCGTTCGTCGCCGGCTGCTCGCGGATCATCGCCGACCTGCTGGCCGCCCGCAAGCATCTCGGACTCATGATGCCTGCGCCGGTGCAGCAGGCCATGGTCGTCGCCCTGGGCGACGACGAGCACGTCGCGGCGCAGAAGGAGCTGTATCGCGCCCGCCGCGATCTGCTGCGCCCGGCGCTCGAGGCCGCCGGGTTCCGCATCGACGGCTCTGAAGCGGGGCTGTATCTGTGGGCCACCGAGGGCGGAGACGCCTGGGAGTCGATGGACCGACTCGCCGGTCTGGGCATCCTCGCCGGTCCAGGACCCTTCTACGGCCCGGATGCCGCGCAGCACGTGCGTCTCGCGCTGACGGCGCCCCTGGAGCGCATCGCCGAGGGGGCGCGCCGTCTGCACGCCGCGCCGTAG
- the fdxA gene encoding ferredoxin — translation MTYVIALPCVDVKDRACVDECPVDCIYEGERSLYIHPDECVDCGACEPVCPVEAIYYEDDLPEEWQDYYKANVEFFDEIGSPGGAAKVGVIAHDHPIIAALPPQGE, via the coding sequence GTGACGTATGTGATTGCTCTGCCGTGCGTCGATGTGAAGGATCGTGCCTGCGTCGACGAGTGTCCCGTGGACTGCATCTACGAGGGTGAGCGGTCGTTGTACATCCATCCGGATGAGTGCGTGGACTGCGGGGCGTGCGAGCCGGTGTGCCCGGTCGAGGCGATCTATTACGAAGACGACCTGCCCGAGGAGTGGCAGGACTACTACAAGGCGAACGTGGAGTTCTTCGACGAGATCGGCTCCCCCGGAGGCGCCGCCAAGGTCGGCGTCATCGCCCACGACCACCCCATCATCGCCGCCCTCCCACCCCAAGGGGAGTAG
- a CDS encoding histidinol dehydrogenase produces the protein MRENWIARVLSWVGVLIVGGVFGVAATIGHSVMIGWFPAGMVVGAIGCAAFLIAVRSLTRDRWATLAAGLGMLGTVVIVSGRGPGGSVLVQNDLLGQIWGYLVAGIALVVIAWPDLSRLPRTVIAGSDAAADETVSVRDETAPRS, from the coding sequence GTGCGTGAGAACTGGATCGCCCGGGTGCTGTCGTGGGTCGGAGTGCTGATCGTCGGCGGTGTCTTCGGTGTGGCGGCGACGATCGGCCACAGCGTGATGATCGGCTGGTTCCCCGCCGGGATGGTCGTCGGCGCGATCGGCTGCGCCGCGTTTCTCATCGCGGTGCGCTCCCTGACGCGCGACCGCTGGGCGACGCTGGCGGCCGGGCTCGGCATGCTGGGGACCGTCGTGATCGTCTCGGGGCGCGGCCCCGGGGGATCGGTGCTCGTGCAGAACGATCTGCTCGGACAGATCTGGGGCTATCTCGTGGCGGGGATCGCGCTGGTCGTCATCGCCTGGCCCGACCTCTCCCGGCTGCCGCGCACCGTGATCGCCGGATCCGACGCCGCCGCCGATGAGACCGTGAGCGTGCGCGACGAGACGGCCCCGCGGTCGTAG
- a CDS encoding AzlD domain-containing protein — MTLWAGILVAAALCLALKGMGYLVPASVLEAPRPARITDLLAVGLLAALVGVQTFGDGQAIVIDARLPAILVAAGLLWLRQSFLVVVVAAAATAALLRLAGLAA, encoded by the coding sequence ATGACGCTCTGGGCCGGGATCCTCGTCGCCGCCGCGCTGTGCCTCGCGCTCAAAGGCATGGGCTACCTCGTGCCCGCCTCGGTGCTGGAGGCGCCGCGCCCCGCGCGCATCACCGATCTGCTGGCGGTCGGACTGCTGGCCGCGCTCGTGGGTGTGCAGACGTTCGGCGACGGGCAGGCGATCGTCATCGACGCGCGTCTGCCCGCGATCCTCGTGGCCGCAGGGCTCTTGTGGCTCAGGCAGTCATTCCTCGTCGTGGTGGTCGCGGCGGCGGCGACGGCGGCGCTGCTGCGCCTGGCGGGGCTGGCGGCCTGA